From Desulfovibrio desulfuricans:
CGGGCACATGCTCACGGCAAAAATCCGTGAAACCCCCGGCCTCAGCACGCTGCCCATCATCCTGTTCTCCTCGCTCATCACTGATGCGCTGTATGAAAAGGGCGTAAAGGTGGGGGCAGACAGGCAGGTTTCCAAGCCTGACCTCCCAGGCCTGAACAAGATCATACGCGAAGTTATTTCCGAAAAACTGAACAAATAAAGGGCCGGAGCAACCTTGCTCCAACCAGCTCAGATCAGATTTGCCAGCGCCGCAGGAACATATCCTGCGGCGCTTTTTTTATATAAAAGATGTTTATGCCCTGTGCACCGAGGCAAAACTGCGTTCAATACCTTTGCCATAGTGGACGCTCGGATATCCAAACAGCACCACCAAGCCCTCGCGGCTTTTGCAGCGGATGCCATGCCGTTTGCGAAAACGCGCAGCGCTGCCGCCCCACTGCAACAAAGGGTGGATGGAACCTATCATGCAGGTGCCAAGGCCCAGAGCCTCGCCAGCCAGCATGGCAAGGGATGCGGCCACCAGCGGATCAGCGGGGTCTGCCCAGGGCGAATCATAAAAATACATGGCCAGCGGCGCGTCATAGGTAACGATATTTATTCCCGCATCCATTGAAGATGTGAACGCCGCCAGCGCAGGCCGCACAAAATTGCGGAACAGCCCGTCATTGGACTTGCCCCAGAATGGGCGCATGAGCGCAAGAAACCAGGGGGCAGTGAGCCAGCCAAGGGTTTTGAGGTGTGCGCAAAAATCACTGGTGAAGGCGCGGTTTTTCTCCCGGCTGTCCAGCACAAGCACATTGACGTCCGAAGGCGGTACTCCGGTGGGCGC
This genomic window contains:
- a CDS encoding nitroreductase family protein → MAIPTSRTQSEATVCIETALCTGCGQCVAVCKDFGLRLEGGKACLAPQPLFGCVGCAHCMAVCPAGAITVRGRALGPEDLFALPPLSSSASFDAYYALLRRRRSVREFMPAEVEPELVERILDAARTAPTGVPPSDVNVLVLDSREKNRAFTSDFCAHLKTLGWLTAPWFLALMRPFWGKSNDGLFRNFVRPALAAFTSSMDAGINIVTYDAPLAMYFYDSPWADPADPLVAASLAMLAGEALGLGTCMIGSIHPLLQWGGSAARFRKRHGIRCKSREGLVVLFGYPSVHYGKGIERSFASVHRA